In one window of Aquamicrobium sp. DNA:
- a CDS encoding crossover junction endodeoxyribonuclease RuvC produces the protein MTVRIKGGVPLTSMGIDPSPAATGIVLLEETGLKIPATLFVAELKPEPGLDGLDRAINVTHQIMEIVHGHKPDRLVVEGFSLNTKNASSIIPLVELGTLIRFSMKMGGLKWYDPRATEVKKFVCGKGTANKEQMMLQVFKRWVFEAATNNVADAYGLACMGLAQAGRLPGITLDMQKIVGAMSVRSK, from the coding sequence ATGACCGTCAGGATCAAGGGCGGGGTCCCGCTCACGTCGATGGGCATCGATCCGTCGCCCGCCGCGACCGGCATCGTGCTGCTGGAGGAAACCGGGCTGAAGATCCCCGCCACCCTGTTCGTCGCGGAGCTGAAGCCCGAGCCCGGCCTCGACGGCCTCGACCGTGCAATCAATGTCACGCACCAGATCATGGAGATCGTGCATGGCCACAAGCCCGACCGTCTCGTCGTCGAGGGCTTCTCCCTGAACACGAAGAACGCTTCCAGCATCATCCCGCTCGTCGAGCTGGGAACCCTGATCCGCTTCTCGATGAAGATGGGCGGGCTGAAGTGGTACGACCCGCGCGCAACGGAGGTGAAGAAGTTCGTCTGCGGCAAGGGCACCGCCAACAAGGAGCAGATGATGCTGCAGGTGTTCAAGCGCTGGGTGTTTGAAGCCGCCACCAACAACGTGGCCGACGCCTACGGGCTTGCTTGCATGGGGCTCGCCCAGGCCGGCCGCCTTCCGGGCATCACCCTGGACATGCAGAAGATTGTTGGCGCCATGTCGGTGCGCTCAAAATAA
- a CDS encoding YkgJ family cysteine cluster protein, whose translation MNACGTCTMCCKLLGISDLAPRKPVNQWCRHCKPGNGCTIYEDRPRSCREFECLWLQSQTKPHPMGPELRPDKSKVVIAPTSSPNVMTAFVDPAQPLAWREGGMKRILERLAKIDVRVVISLGISTRKTLIEKHGGAIRERTITMSDPDESGMQWYDPMNQSE comes from the coding sequence GTGAACGCCTGCGGCACCTGCACGATGTGTTGCAAGCTGCTGGGGATCAGCGATCTGGCGCCCCGCAAGCCGGTCAACCAATGGTGTCGGCACTGTAAGCCCGGCAATGGCTGCACGATCTACGAAGACCGCCCCCGGTCGTGCCGCGAGTTCGAGTGCCTCTGGCTGCAATCGCAGACCAAGCCGCATCCGATGGGGCCTGAGCTGCGGCCGGACAAATCGAAAGTGGTGATCGCGCCGACCAGCAGCCCCAACGTGATGACGGCGTTCGTCGATCCTGCCCAGCCCTTGGCCTGGCGCGAGGGCGGCATGAAGCGCATCCTTGAGCGCCTGGCGAAGATCGATGTGCGGGTGGTCATCAGCCTCGGCATCAGCACCAGGAAAACTCTGATCGAGAAGCACGGTGGGGCGATCCGCGAGCGCACGATCACCATGTCCGATCCCGACGAGTCCGGCATGCAATGGTACGACCCGATGAATCAGTCTGAATGA
- a CDS encoding MerR family transcriptional regulator: MEYRPLNDPSFKIAEAARTVGVSPSTLRLWETQGLIEPIRTPSGQRLYDQSLIDRLKAIVWLRNQEGLNPAAIRQRLSEQPLGAWEIAGKSDNTKIASDIPFGSKIRRLRRDAGMTLNKVARATGVSVSLLSTFERTSQGLSLTALHAVAKHLGTTIASLSGQQDEASGESLVRDGQWKAWPPSSSGVTVHVLAEGQNRMECHRFVLAPGASSEGAYQHEGEEFIHVLAGSVEVVLDGDRFVELGVGDSFYFESRRPHSWRNSFPGETILIWINTPPTF; the protein is encoded by the coding sequence ATGGAATACAGGCCATTGAACGATCCCAGTTTCAAGATTGCCGAAGCAGCCCGCACAGTGGGCGTTTCTCCCTCAACCCTGCGGCTATGGGAGACGCAGGGCCTGATCGAACCAATCCGCACACCATCCGGTCAGAGACTCTACGATCAATCGCTGATCGACCGCCTCAAGGCGATCGTCTGGCTGCGGAATCAGGAGGGTCTGAATCCGGCGGCTATCCGTCAAAGGCTGTCGGAGCAGCCGCTTGGCGCCTGGGAAATCGCTGGAAAATCCGACAACACCAAAATCGCATCCGACATTCCATTCGGCTCGAAAATCCGCAGGCTCCGCCGAGATGCCGGCATGACACTAAACAAAGTTGCGCGAGCAACCGGCGTTTCAGTCTCCTTGCTCTCAACTTTTGAGCGAACATCGCAAGGTCTGTCGCTGACAGCGCTACACGCGGTAGCGAAACACCTGGGTACGACTATTGCATCCCTGAGCGGTCAACAGGACGAAGCGTCAGGAGAATCGCTGGTTCGTGACGGCCAGTGGAAGGCTTGGCCGCCGAGTTCGTCAGGCGTGACGGTCCATGTCCTAGCCGAGGGCCAGAACCGCATGGAATGCCATCGCTTCGTGTTAGCGCCCGGAGCATCGAGCGAAGGGGCTTATCAGCACGAAGGCGAGGAGTTCATTCATGTGCTCGCCGGGAGCGTCGAAGTTGTACTCGACGGCGACCGCTTTGTAGAACTTGGCGTAGGCGACTCGTTCTATTTCGAGAGCCGCCGACCCCACAGTTGGCGAAATAGCTTTCCTGGCGAAACGATCCTTATTTGGATCAACACCCCGCCAACCTTCTGA
- a CDS encoding 4-aminobutyrate--2-oxoglutarate transaminase codes for MSNTAIAVRRSDAISRGVGVTTQVYAERAENAEIWDVEGRRYIDFAAGIAVVNTGHRHPKVIAAVKDQLDRFTHTCHQVVPYENYVLLAERLNKVVPGDFRKKTVFVTTGAEAVENAVKIARAATNRSAVVAFTGAFHGRTFMGMTLTGKVQPYKAGFGAMMPDVFHVPFPVELHGTGVEDSLGVLDKLFKADVDPNRVAAFIVEPVQGEGGFYEVPKAFMTRLREIADRHSILLIADEVQTGFARTGKLFAMEHYGVVADLTTMAKGLGGGFPIAAVTGRAELMDAPGSGGLGGTYGGSPIGIAAGNAVLDIIEEEGLCDRAERLGARLKQRLQSLVGAVPQIADIRGPGFMNAVEFNLPGSKTPNPDFANRVREQALARGLILLTCGVYGNVIRFLAPITIQNEVFGEALDILEETLRDCAKDA; via the coding sequence ATGTCGAATACAGCCATCGCGGTCCGCCGTTCGGACGCCATCTCGCGCGGCGTGGGCGTCACCACGCAAGTCTACGCCGAAAGGGCCGAGAACGCTGAGATCTGGGATGTCGAGGGCCGGCGCTACATCGACTTCGCGGCCGGTATCGCCGTGGTGAACACCGGCCATCGCCACCCCAAGGTGATTGCGGCGGTAAAGGATCAGCTCGACCGGTTCACTCACACCTGCCATCAGGTCGTGCCCTACGAGAACTATGTGCTGCTTGCCGAGCGCCTGAACAAGGTGGTGCCGGGCGACTTCAGGAAGAAGACGGTCTTCGTTACCACCGGCGCCGAAGCGGTGGAGAACGCGGTGAAGATCGCGCGCGCCGCCACGAACCGTTCAGCGGTCGTTGCCTTCACCGGCGCCTTCCACGGTCGCACCTTCATGGGCATGACGCTGACGGGCAAGGTGCAGCCCTACAAGGCCGGCTTCGGGGCGATGATGCCCGACGTGTTCCACGTGCCGTTCCCGGTCGAGCTGCATGGCACCGGCGTCGAGGATTCGCTCGGCGTGTTGGACAAGCTGTTCAAGGCTGATGTCGACCCCAATCGGGTAGCTGCCTTCATCGTTGAGCCGGTGCAGGGCGAAGGGGGCTTCTACGAGGTGCCGAAGGCTTTCATGACCAGGCTGCGCGAGATCGCCGACAGGCACAGCATCCTGCTCATCGCCGACGAGGTGCAAACCGGCTTCGCGCGCACCGGCAAGCTGTTTGCCATGGAGCACTATGGCGTCGTCGCCGATCTCACCACCATGGCCAAGGGGCTCGGCGGCGGCTTCCCGATCGCCGCCGTCACTGGCCGCGCCGAACTGATGGATGCGCCCGGATCGGGCGGCCTCGGTGGCACCTATGGCGGCAGCCCGATCGGCATCGCGGCCGGCAACGCCGTGCTCGACATCATCGAGGAAGAAGGACTGTGCGACCGCGCCGAGCGGCTCGGGGCAAGGCTGAAGCAGCGCCTCCAGTCACTTGTCGGCGCCGTTCCGCAGATCGCCGACATCCGCGGCCCCGGCTTCATGAACGCCGTGGAGTTCAATTTACCCGGGAGCAAGACACCCAACCCCGACTTTGCGAACAGGGTGCGTGAGCAGGCTCTGGCCAGGGGGCTGATCCTGCTGACCTGCGGCGTCTATGGCAACGTCATCCGCTTCCTCGCTCCCATCACCATCCAGAACGAGGTGTTCGGCGAAGCGCTCGATATTCTGGAAGAGACGCTGCGCGACTGCGCGAAGGACGCCTGA
- a CDS encoding NAD-dependent succinate-semialdehyde dehydrogenase, whose translation MTISDKLLSRLKDPSLAIDKALIAGEWVAASDSGKTFEVTNPSTGEVIAVLPDMNRAEAARAVDAAYIAQKAWAKKTGKERAALLRRLYDLMVANADDLAAILTMEMGKPLAEAKGEILYGAAYVEWFGEEAKRVYGDTIPGHQADKRIIVIRQPVGVVAAITPWNFPNAMLARKFAPAVAAGCAMISKPAAETPLSALSLALLAERAGLPAGVFNVVLSKDSPAVGKEFTENDKVRKLTFTGSTEVGRILMRQGADQIMKLGLELGGNAPFIVFDDADLDAAVEGAMVSKYRNNGQTCVCANRIYVQSGVYDAFAGKLAMKVSAIKVGDGFEDGVNAGPLIDRKALAKVEEHIGDAVSKGATVALGGKPDARGGLFFQPTILTGVTTDMKVAREETFGPVAPLFSFDTEEELIAMANDTEFGLASYFYARDVSRIFRVAEALEYGMVGINTGLISTEVAPFGGVKQSGQGREGSKYGIDDYVEMKYLCLSI comes from the coding sequence ATGACGATCTCCGACAAGCTCCTGTCCAGGCTCAAGGACCCGTCGCTCGCCATCGACAAGGCTCTGATCGCCGGAGAATGGGTGGCCGCCAGCGACAGCGGCAAGACCTTCGAGGTGACCAATCCCTCTACCGGAGAGGTCATCGCGGTGCTGCCGGACATGAACCGGGCGGAGGCCGCGCGCGCCGTCGACGCAGCCTACATCGCCCAGAAGGCATGGGCGAAGAAGACCGGCAAGGAACGCGCCGCCTTGCTGCGCAGGCTCTACGACCTGATGGTCGCCAATGCCGACGATCTGGCCGCGATCCTAACCATGGAGATGGGCAAGCCGCTGGCGGAGGCCAAAGGTGAGATCCTCTACGGCGCGGCCTATGTCGAGTGGTTCGGCGAAGAGGCCAAGCGCGTCTATGGCGACACGATTCCCGGCCACCAGGCCGACAAGCGCATCATCGTAATCCGGCAGCCGGTCGGCGTCGTCGCGGCGATCACGCCGTGGAACTTCCCCAACGCCATGCTGGCGCGCAAGTTCGCGCCGGCGGTTGCGGCCGGCTGCGCCATGATCTCCAAGCCGGCGGCGGAAACGCCGCTCTCGGCGCTATCGCTGGCCTTGCTGGCGGAGCGTGCTGGCCTGCCGGCGGGCGTCTTCAACGTGGTGCTATCGAAGGATTCGCCTGCTGTCGGCAAGGAGTTCACCGAGAACGACAAGGTGCGCAAGCTGACCTTCACCGGCTCAACCGAGGTCGGCCGCATCCTGATGCGGCAGGGCGCGGACCAGATCATGAAGCTGGGCCTCGAGCTCGGCGGCAACGCGCCCTTCATCGTGTTCGACGACGCCGATCTCGATGCGGCCGTCGAAGGCGCGATGGTTTCGAAATACCGCAACAACGGCCAGACCTGCGTATGCGCCAACCGCATCTATGTCCAGTCGGGCGTCTATGACGCCTTCGCCGGGAAGCTGGCCATGAAGGTCAGCGCAATTAAGGTCGGCGACGGCTTCGAGGACGGCGTCAATGCCGGGCCGCTGATCGACAGGAAAGCGCTCGCCAAGGTCGAGGAGCATATCGGCGATGCCGTGTCGAAAGGCGCGACGGTGGCGCTCGGCGGCAAGCCGGACGCCAGAGGCGGCCTGTTCTTCCAGCCGACCATCCTGACCGGCGTGACGACCGACATGAAGGTCGCCCGCGAGGAGACCTTCGGGCCGGTCGCGCCCCTGTTCAGCTTCGACACCGAGGAGGAGCTGATCGCCATGGCCAACGACACCGAGTTCGGCCTGGCTTCCTATTTCTACGCAAGGGACGTGTCGCGCATCTTCCGCGTGGCCGAGGCGCTCGAATACGGCATGGTCGGTATCAACACCGGCCTGATCTCAACCGAGGTTGCGCCCTTCGGCGGCGTCAAGCAGTCGGGCCAGGGGCGCGAAGGCTCCAAGTACGGCATCGATGACTATGTCGAGATGAAATATCTCTGCTTGAGTATATAG
- the purU gene encoding formyltetrahydrofolate deformylase: MATGTIVLTVACKSRRGIVAAISGYLAGMGCNIVDSSQFDDLESGMFFMRISFLSEEGRNRTELEEGFSEIAETFGMITEMHDETHRMKVLIMVSRFGHCLNDLLYRWKIGALPIDIVGVVSNHFDYQKVVVNHDIPYHHIKVTKENKSKAEAALAELIEQTGTDLIVLARYMQVLSDDLCRKMSGRIINIHHSFLPSFKGANPYKQAFERGVKLIGATAHYVTADLDEGPIIEQDVARISHAQSAEDYISIGRDVESQVLARAIHAHIHHRIFINGNRTVVFPASPGSYASERMG, from the coding sequence ATGGCAACAGGCACCATCGTACTAACAGTCGCGTGCAAATCTAGGAGAGGAATAGTCGCTGCCATTTCCGGCTATTTGGCCGGAATGGGTTGCAACATCGTTGATAGCTCGCAATTTGATGACCTCGAATCCGGCATGTTTTTTATGCGGATCAGTTTCCTTTCCGAGGAAGGCCGCAACCGCACGGAGCTCGAGGAAGGGTTCTCCGAAATAGCGGAAACTTTCGGGATGATCACCGAGATGCACGATGAAACACATCGCATGAAGGTGTTGATCATGGTGTCGCGATTCGGCCATTGTCTGAATGATCTTCTCTATCGCTGGAAGATCGGGGCGTTGCCCATCGATATTGTCGGGGTGGTATCGAACCATTTCGACTACCAGAAAGTCGTCGTGAACCACGATATCCCGTATCATCACATCAAGGTGACGAAAGAGAACAAGTCAAAGGCGGAAGCCGCGCTTGCCGAGTTGATCGAGCAAACAGGCACGGACCTCATAGTTCTCGCCCGCTATATGCAGGTGCTTTCCGATGACCTCTGTCGGAAGATGTCGGGGCGGATCATCAATATCCACCACTCCTTCTTGCCGAGCTTCAAAGGAGCAAATCCGTACAAGCAGGCGTTCGAGCGCGGCGTCAAGCTGATTGGCGCAACTGCCCACTACGTCACCGCCGATCTGGATGAAGGCCCGATCATCGAGCAGGACGTGGCCCGGATATCCCATGCTCAATCGGCCGAGGATTACATCTCGATTGGCCGTGATGTGGAAAGCCAGGTTCTCGCACGCGCCATCCATGCTCATATCCATCATCGGATCTTTATCAATGGAAATCGTACCGTCGTATTTCCGGCAAGCCCCGGCTCGTACGCTTCCGAGCGGATGGGGTGA
- a CDS encoding bifunctional methylenetetrahydrofolate dehydrogenase/methenyltetrahydrofolate cyclohydrolase, whose translation MSKLIDGKAAAQSVIEQVKSATGVLQHETGTVPGIAVVIVGEDPASKVYVASKSRMAKECGFHSVQHDLSTESSEVDLLTLIGILNADPRVHGILVQLPLPPHIDSGRILQAIAPEKDVDGFTFVNVGKLGTGEIASAFVPCTPAGCMILLEGARGRDLSGLSAVVLGRSNIVGKPIANLLLAAHATVTVAHSRTKDLAAICRAADILVAAVGRPEMVRGDWIKPGATVIDVGINRVSAPDKGQGKTRIVGDVAYAEASEWAGAITPVPGGVGPMTIAMLMANTAKAAWIASGLEIADFDTLLCDRGPCVTPS comes from the coding sequence ATGTCAAAACTCATCGACGGGAAGGCTGCGGCTCAATCGGTCATAGAGCAGGTGAAATCTGCGACAGGAGTACTGCAGCACGAGACCGGAACTGTTCCCGGCATCGCGGTGGTCATCGTGGGCGAGGACCCCGCAAGCAAGGTCTATGTCGCCTCGAAGTCGAGGATGGCGAAAGAATGCGGATTCCATTCGGTCCAGCATGATCTCTCGACAGAGAGCAGCGAAGTCGACCTGCTCACCCTCATCGGCATTCTCAACGCCGATCCGAGGGTTCACGGCATCCTGGTGCAACTCCCGCTGCCGCCCCACATCGATTCGGGCCGCATCCTGCAGGCGATTGCCCCGGAGAAGGACGTCGACGGTTTCACCTTCGTCAACGTGGGCAAGCTCGGAACCGGTGAGATTGCGAGTGCGTTCGTACCCTGTACGCCGGCAGGCTGCATGATACTTCTTGAGGGAGCACGCGGCCGTGATCTATCCGGCCTGTCGGCTGTGGTGCTCGGTCGCTCGAACATCGTTGGCAAACCAATCGCGAACCTGCTTCTAGCCGCCCATGCTACGGTTACCGTCGCTCACAGCCGGACCAAGGACCTAGCAGCGATCTGCCGCGCCGCCGATATTCTCGTCGCAGCCGTTGGTCGGCCAGAAATGGTCAGGGGTGACTGGATCAAACCAGGAGCAACCGTAATCGACGTCGGCATTAACCGTGTATCGGCCCCAGACAAGGGGCAAGGGAAGACGCGGATTGTGGGTGATGTGGCCTATGCAGAGGCGTCAGAATGGGCAGGCGCCATCACACCTGTTCCAGGTGGCGTTGGCCCGATGACTATTGCGATGCTGATGGCGAATACGGCAAAAGCCGCCTGGATCGCGTCCGGGCTGGAGATCGCAGATTTCGACACGCTCTTGTGTGATCGAGGCCCGTGTGTAACGCCGTCCTAA
- a CDS encoding dimethylsulfonioproprionate lyase family protein yields the protein MTHQSKDLQDFIDHTFNCIRADPNVAQSTIAVVSRISAALKTPAERTNELEPRQLPVCRFIDAALETARRKSAGLAKVADAFEHLRPSLTWTQRASSNESAPEFWDGHANAILVGPTGLEVRDDVWIGMTLMAPNIRYPDHQHAPEEAYLALSAGEWWREGEEWFSPGVGGTLYNSPNIFHAMRSGSDPFLAIWCLPLR from the coding sequence ATGACGCATCAGTCCAAGGATTTGCAGGATTTTATAGACCACACCTTCAACTGCATACGAGCAGACCCGAACGTCGCGCAGTCGACCATCGCTGTTGTCTCACGCATATCAGCGGCGTTGAAGACACCAGCAGAACGCACGAACGAACTGGAACCCAGGCAACTACCTGTCTGCCGTTTTATCGATGCAGCATTGGAAACCGCACGCAGGAAATCGGCTGGGCTGGCGAAAGTCGCCGATGCGTTTGAGCATCTTCGACCATCGTTGACATGGACGCAGCGTGCGAGCAGCAACGAGTCAGCCCCCGAGTTTTGGGATGGCCACGCGAATGCTATCCTAGTCGGACCGACTGGCTTGGAGGTCCGGGACGATGTGTGGATCGGCATGACATTGATGGCTCCAAACATCCGCTACCCTGACCATCAGCATGCCCCCGAGGAAGCCTATCTCGCGCTTTCCGCGGGCGAGTGGTGGCGAGAAGGAGAAGAGTGGTTTTCGCCTGGTGTGGGCGGAACGCTCTACAACTCTCCAAACATCTTCCACGCCATGCGCTCCGGTTCCGATCCCTTCCTTGCCATATGGTGCTTGCCACTTAGATGA
- a CDS encoding cupin domain-containing protein translates to MKISDVARLADVSVSTIRVWEQKGLLQPTYSPTGRRLYKHADVETAVSIKRMRSRKKMPIAQIATSLPAPGNVEPVSGIDGIGRLLREMRTARRLTQREVASAIGLTANQLASIERTSIGLDVPALKRIATFFGVTLNEIMGVDTSRSGQEIVMRDRGVLLPRLGVGVQIERLGSGVDVMDCQRWTLEPGVQSNGAYRHSGEEFIVVTSGTFEITLDDNRVHVLTKGDSIYFNSSTPHSWRSLGPGSAELIWVCVGDSF, encoded by the coding sequence TTGAAAATCTCTGATGTCGCCCGATTAGCCGACGTGTCCGTTTCGACCATCCGTGTGTGGGAACAGAAAGGATTGCTGCAACCCACCTATAGCCCCACCGGGAGGCGGCTGTACAAGCATGCCGACGTGGAGACAGCGGTCTCGATCAAACGCATGCGCAGTCGAAAGAAGATGCCGATAGCCCAGATCGCCACGTCGCTGCCGGCGCCCGGAAATGTCGAGCCTGTCTCTGGCATCGATGGAATCGGCCGCTTATTGCGCGAGATGCGTACCGCACGGCGACTGACACAGCGCGAGGTTGCAAGCGCCATCGGGCTCACTGCAAACCAACTTGCATCGATTGAGCGTACGTCGATTGGCCTAGACGTTCCGGCGCTGAAGCGGATTGCGACCTTTTTCGGCGTGACACTGAACGAAATCATGGGGGTGGACACAAGTCGAAGCGGGCAGGAGATCGTGATGCGGGACCGCGGGGTACTGCTGCCTCGCCTCGGCGTCGGCGTCCAGATCGAGCGGCTAGGTTCCGGCGTCGATGTCATGGATTGCCAGCGATGGACGCTGGAACCCGGCGTTCAAAGCAATGGCGCATACCGGCACTCCGGCGAAGAGTTCATTGTCGTTACATCCGGAACCTTCGAGATCACCCTTGATGACAATAGGGTCCATGTGCTGACGAAGGGGGATAGCATCTACTTCAATAGCAGTACGCCGCACTCGTGGAGAAGCCTGGGACCCGGATCGGCCGAGTTGATCTGGGTCTGCGTCGGCGATTCATTCTAG
- a CDS encoding ABC transporter substrate-binding protein yields MRIGTTIFSAALLLSTSALADPVYGGRANVVIQPEPPGLMVGLLQNQPTQMIAGNIYESLLRYDTDLRPMPQLAHTWNISEDGLTYTFQLNEGVKWHDGKDFTSEDVVFSVDVFLRETHARVRSALQYVESITAPDAHTVVFKLNQPFGPFIGMFEAGTMPMIPKHIYEGTDFRNNPANNTPIGTGPFKFTEWVRGSHVLLTKNEQYYEEGKPYLDEIYWHVIPDAAARSVAYETGVIDILPGGSIENFDVKRLTELANSCVTDKGWEFFGPHSWLWLNNRIDPISDVRFRKAIMHAIDREFSHQALWNGLGKLATGPISSSTRFYSDDVTKYDYDPEKARQLLKEVGYDGRPIRMLAMPYGEVWTRWAEAVKQNLEEVGIRVEIESTDVAGWNQRLSEWDYEIAFTYLFQYGDPALGVSRNYLSTNIAKGNPYNNVQGWVNEEVDRLFNAAAVAVTPEERQKLYTEAQQKIVDEVPVAWLLELGLPTIYRCNIKDLITTAVGVNDGFKNAYIEK; encoded by the coding sequence ATGAGGATAGGAACCACCATCTTTTCAGCGGCGTTGCTGCTATCGACTTCTGCGCTCGCCGACCCCGTCTACGGCGGTCGCGCCAACGTCGTCATCCAGCCGGAGCCGCCGGGCCTGATGGTCGGCTTGCTCCAGAACCAGCCGACGCAGATGATCGCGGGGAACATCTACGAAAGCCTGCTGCGCTACGACACTGACCTTCGCCCCATGCCGCAGCTTGCGCATACGTGGAACATTTCCGAGGACGGCCTGACCTATACATTCCAGCTCAACGAAGGCGTCAAATGGCATGACGGCAAGGACTTCACGTCCGAAGACGTGGTGTTCTCGGTGGACGTGTTTCTTCGTGAGACCCACGCTCGGGTGAGGAGCGCACTCCAATATGTGGAATCGATCACTGCGCCGGATGCGCACACCGTCGTCTTCAAGCTGAATCAGCCTTTTGGTCCGTTCATCGGCATGTTCGAGGCTGGAACGATGCCGATGATCCCCAAACACATCTATGAAGGCACGGATTTCCGAAACAACCCCGCCAACAACACTCCCATCGGCACCGGTCCCTTCAAATTCACCGAATGGGTCCGTGGATCGCACGTTCTCCTGACCAAGAATGAGCAGTACTACGAGGAGGGCAAGCCCTATCTCGATGAGATCTACTGGCACGTCATTCCCGACGCGGCCGCGCGCTCGGTTGCGTACGAGACGGGAGTAATCGACATCCTGCCGGGTGGATCGATCGAAAATTTTGACGTCAAGCGTTTGACCGAGCTTGCAAATAGCTGTGTTACCGACAAGGGCTGGGAGTTCTTTGGTCCCCATTCGTGGCTATGGCTCAACAACCGTATCGATCCGATATCGGACGTGCGGTTCCGCAAGGCGATCATGCATGCCATCGATCGCGAGTTCTCTCACCAGGCGCTGTGGAACGGCCTTGGTAAGCTGGCGACCGGGCCGATTTCCTCGTCGACTCGCTTCTACAGCGACGATGTCACCAAGTACGACTACGATCCGGAGAAGGCACGTCAACTGCTGAAGGAAGTCGGCTACGACGGCAGGCCGATACGAATGCTCGCGATGCCATACGGAGAAGTATGGACGCGCTGGGCCGAGGCCGTGAAGCAGAATCTGGAAGAGGTCGGCATTCGCGTCGAAATCGAATCTACCGACGTCGCCGGCTGGAACCAGAGACTGTCCGAATGGGACTATGAGATCGCTTTCACATATCTGTTCCAGTATGGCGATCCCGCGCTTGGCGTCTCGCGCAACTATCTCTCGACGAACATCGCAAAGGGCAATCCCTACAACAATGTTCAGGGTTGGGTGAACGAGGAAGTCGACCGCCTGTTCAATGCTGCGGCGGTTGCGGTGACACCGGAAGAACGCCAGAAGCTCTACACCGAAGCGCAGCAGAAGATTGTCGACGAAGTCCCCGTCGCCTGGCTTCTGGAGCTTGGCCTTCCGACGATTTATCGCTGCAATATCAAGGATCTGATTACGACCGCAGTGGGCGTCAACGACGGCTTCAAGAACGCCTATATCGAGAAATAG
- a CDS encoding ABC transporter permease gives MLLFVASRLLKAAVVLIAILTLNFLLIHAAPGDPVFVLAGEAGAADALYIEQLRERFGLDRPLLQQLGIYLGGILQFDLGFSYRQQMPVMDLILQRLPATLLLTTTAFIIALTVGTLAGALAAARVRKWSDTVISTAALFFYATPLFWVALMAVLVFSVYLEWLPGFGYETVGGRYTGLDRALDIGRHLILPATTLGLFFTAVYVRMTRASMLEVAQQDFVKTAHAKGLKPGLIQRRHVFRNAMLPVVTLAGLQAGQLVGGAVLTETVFAWPGIGRLMFEALTQRDYNVLLGVFFVSAAMVLFFNLITDILYRVVDPRIRAA, from the coding sequence ATGCTTCTTTTCGTTGCTTCGCGGCTGTTGAAGGCTGCGGTGGTCCTGATTGCGATCCTGACGCTGAATTTCCTGCTGATACACGCCGCACCGGGTGACCCTGTGTTTGTCCTGGCCGGCGAGGCGGGAGCTGCTGACGCCCTCTACATCGAGCAACTGCGCGAACGCTTCGGCCTTGATCGTCCGCTGCTTCAACAGCTTGGCATCTATCTAGGCGGCATCCTTCAGTTCGACCTGGGCTTTTCCTATCGCCAGCAGATGCCGGTCATGGACCTGATCCTGCAACGACTCCCGGCGACGCTGCTCCTGACCACAACGGCATTCATAATTGCCCTGACGGTCGGAACGCTGGCGGGTGCGCTCGCCGCCGCGCGCGTTCGAAAGTGGTCCGACACTGTGATCTCAACCGCCGCTCTCTTTTTCTATGCAACGCCACTCTTCTGGGTCGCCTTGATGGCCGTGCTGGTTTTTTCTGTCTACCTGGAGTGGCTGCCGGGCTTCGGCTACGAAACCGTTGGTGGGAGATATACCGGGCTCGACCGGGCGCTCGACATCGGCCGCCATTTGATCCTGCCGGCGACGACCCTGGGGCTCTTCTTCACCGCCGTCTATGTGCGCATGACGCGCGCATCGATGTTGGAAGTTGCCCAACAGGACTTCGTCAAGACGGCTCACGCCAAGGGGCTCAAACCCGGATTAATCCAGCGCCGTCACGTCTTCCGAAACGCCATGCTTCCAGTGGTGACGCTGGCGGGGCTGCAGGCCGGACAGCTCGTCGGTGGCGCGGTCCTGACGGAAACCGTATTCGCCTGGCCAGGTATTGGCCGGTTGATGTTCGAGGCGCTGACGCAACGAGATTACAACGTCCTGCTCGGCGTCTTCTTCGTCTCTGCCGCCATGGTGCTTTTCTTCAATCTGATTACCGACATCCTCTACCGTGTCGTTGATCCCAGGATCCGAGCAGCGTGA